Sequence from the Microplitis demolitor isolate Queensland-Clemson2020A chromosome 2, iyMicDemo2.1a, whole genome shotgun sequence genome:
tttatactgtgCTACACATCTCTCTACATTACACCCAGCGCTTGcattttcttgtaagtaatttttattattataattggcaataaacttgcacaTATTGttaatcattcattttacCTACTATTTGTTCATCTTATTCATATCCTATTTTACTGGTAAGATCcttcaatagtttaataaaagtatcattaattaagtaagaatTGATAAGTTCATCAACAATAAGAAATCTATTGATAAGTCATAAGCCGTGAGGCAAGTTAGTGAATTTTACATACGTTGCcatgtttgaataagtgcgggtctttgctttgcaagaaccccagcccactgctctgtccaagtaaaataaaaatttgttagaggccagcctaagccagggttcaacccgcgaattctggtggctgctggtaaaaatcgcgaaagcgaaaagcgatttgtctcaatatatatatatatatatatatatatatatatatatatatatatatatatatatatatagttacttgaaaaatattataataacttatggtaatatatataatcaagattaagaatcataaaaatgtttgaaataaatagaggaggggggggggggggggagcaAAGTGAGCCACTTAAGAAAAAAAGCTTTAAATcctcagttttttttacttgttttacttttatttactctCTTGCCAAGTATTTGACCTTAATTTGTTCTATccattagaaataaaaaattagaaaatgtggggcaaaatgggctcccctcaaaaaatttttataatgtaagTTTTTCAGCTTGTCTCACTTTTCTTTTCCTTCTGCTGAGTTTTTGGTGTTAAATTGTTGTgtctatcaaaattaaaaaatcccaAAAAAAGTTGGGTAAAACGGGCCCTCAACAAAACTCAATGTATGTTTCTCGcttgttttatgttttgaaaCTGTTTGCTTtgtatttagtataaaaaagtatCGATAGTGaagattatattaataataatttcattacttgattacttttattttaatgattttcgttTACATagaataaattgtttttgaaaagaattagAGTTAGTAATGCTGTTGCACTCATGACCCAGTTTGCCCTTTATCATAATTCTATAATCGTTTCTGTCAAAGTCTAGGCAGCCGATTCTCCCCCCCCCAACCCcccaaaaaaactttttattttaaaaattttggaggGTTTATTTTGCCCTCATATATTTCTAGGCATCCAAAATTTCAGGGCCCCCCTTCCCCTACATTGAAATGTTCAACAAACtactaatatataaatgatattaatatacttattaattaaaggttaaaattaagtaaccaaaaatattcaatgggCAATTGTCGATCATTCAACAAAAATACACCAAGTAACACGGAACGGTGTAAAAAAGTAGATTACACCGTGTGTAAAATAACACGGatgtaaaatttacaccgaATTTTTTCACTGATATTTTCGGTACTATACACGGCCCTGTAAAATCCTACGGGTCCATTTTTACACCGAAATTTTTTACCGTGTACCCTTTTTCACGCCAAGAAAtccctttttttctgtgtgctTATGGTGATCACTTAAAATCCTAGCTttgttcattttaatattttaacagcttactttaaaaaacatgattatcaaaaatactaagaaaataaaaaaatatgattgatACAGAAATTTGGAAACTATAAGAAAAGACATATCAATATTCTAAGGCTTATTAGATTTTAGAATCGATCGATTCGATAGTATCTAAAATATtcgagaaaaatgaaaaagaaagaatttttatcattcttttatcgacgatatctctcgaacggatTATCCGATCGCAACGTTCGTGACGGcaattgaaaaagattttatCAAGTCCTACAGCTGATtcgattttaaaatcgatccgacagttttcaaaatatccaaataaaatgattttttttctcttatttcTTAAATCTCTCAAAATCTATTTAACTTAATGATCTAATATTTTCTAGAAATCTAAGTTCAGAAGAACCCTTTCGAATGTTGCAAGAAGAATCTAAATGGgttcattcattaaaaagatatgagaGGTTTGCAttcacacaaacacacacacacacacacacacacacacacatactctggaaaattgttcaaaaaaaagagaaaattggACATGATACGCAATATAAAACTTTGCACCAGTATCTGCAGAAagatatataatcatataaagaCATAGATAACGAGTGAACTTGTGATCAGGCTTGTGCAAGAATGCTACAAGATTATTGGAAATGGGTATCGGAGAAAAAAGTGTCGAATAAAGATGAAAACTTTAccatcattaattatttctttctatCCATCTAAATTTTGTCGAGGTTGAAAGCAACTAAAATTATGcgtaaaatgtttatttattcacacaTATTATATCTAAGAACTTTTCTTAATTCAAATgactattgataatttatcatttcaaattacaaaatacTTACCCAAATATCGAAAAACTGTGCATGTACggatattgaataattttggtTGTATATGATACTAAGTACATAAATAATGTTGAAGTTAGCTtcgttaaaatttgttttttactatataattcatttttttttttttttttttttttttttttttttttgtgtttaaaataataattgtatgaaAAATGATTATCGCAGTTGATAGATGAATGTACTAATCAGTATGGATTGTTTTccatattttcaaaaaatatttcgaaatcTATACACAAGAATAActtcaaatttacaaaaaaattgaattctaCAGATCTCTTTCAATTGCctacacacgcacacacacacacacacactcacacattcgattttcaaaaattaaaattaaaataatgacttacctttttttgaaaattttcaacttcctctgaacagaaaattaaaaattatatttttttttacatcgacTAATAGATTAATGTATATTTAGTAGTAAGCAAAtaaggaaagaaaaaaaatgtatggattatcaacaaaattataattttaaatttttactgcaagtaaatatttttaatgcataattccatataattttactttacataaattatactaATGCGATTTATTAATAGCAAAAAACTAtagcttaaaaattattttcgaatgtaaaaattgatttaattatatttttaacttgaaaaaatataattcttgtTTTATGACATCGTGGAATTATGACGAacaaatgaaataatgaaatccTGCATGTTTTCCGAGTctgtaactttattttaaatttcaattttaaattattgggTTTCTATATGatttgtgtaaaaattttttttgactgaagTTATTATCTATACTTATGTATTTGATTATATAATCATTACTTGAACATGTATCGTTTGTGATTACACCGCCACCCACAAGGTAATCATGAAcattgatgatttaatttttcagtttaaagtaaaataaatttctaaatttaaatagaaaaagaaGGTTACATAAGTAAATATCACATTTATAATATCACACGACAAAATATCACCGCCTATACATTGAGATAACATTACGTCAAAATATCACATGATATTATGACTGTAATATTTAGTCGtgacaccaaaaaaaaaaattgtaaattaataaaattttatgaattttaataattgtactTGATGAATGAATCATTCTGATTAATACTAATGATTACTTATATTGATGATTAATCAATGTTTCTAATTAACcgctaaattataatttacttttagtcataactaaatttctatttaatttgttaaacaTTAGCTTATATTCTTAAGTATTCGTAGGTATCCCACTTTCCCCTACTATCGAAGTATCTAACTTTACTGATGCTTGAGCTGGTTGAACAGGACTATCTTCCGTTCTAATTAACGGTTCACCATCAAGCTTTTCTAAGCTTGGTAACCGTTTAGATATATCGACTCTCCAAAGATCCACCTacgaatagaaaataaaattgtgagaaaagaactattttttttttttttttttttttttttcaagagaaTAAATATACTGATTCAGCAGAAGGCAGCCAAGTtgcagcaacaggattttCCTGCAGCTGcaacagtaaatttttttccacgtACAATTTCTTATTGTGTAGAAATAGATCATgataagttatttttcattgaaacaTACTTGCCTGCTTTTGTAtctttgtgtgtgtgtgtgtgtgtgtgggggggggggggggtaaactctataactttttaactaattgaCTGATCTGAATAGTTCTAGCGGCAATTAAAAGAGCTTGTTAGCTATCAACCTTCCtgtgaattttaaatcattcgatcaaatagactggtataattaaaaaatacaaaaaaaaaaaaattatttttagttattaatctATTCCAGAATGTATTCAActttaaaacttaataaaacgtgTCGATCACCGCCAGAAttgtctcaatcggttaatttccCGGACTGAGAAATCTGatctgaaattataaattattccatATTGCatcatatcataaaattatgattgcaaattacttaaaatgattaaaaattctcagctttgaatagttttaaatcttaattatttcaaatccGTCCAAATCGTTAAATCAAACTACTTTCGtgcgtaattttaaaataaatcatttttaatcataCTGAATCATATAataggaaaataatattttaaggtTTACAATTATTCGAAATGATTAagatcattttaaattaaattgaataataaaataatatatatttttagagcaaaaaaaaaaattgtttttatacctgaataattccaaaaatttttaattgttcgaTGAACCAGAAATTCCAATATTATTGTCATtcaatttagtttaaaatgattcgaaagttcaaatcatttaaataattctaaattGTCAGAGGAACTAGAAATTcctatattattttctcattcaatttaattcaaaatgatttgaaaatttaaataatttcaaatcataaaataatattttgttatttttcaattagtcACAAACGTATTTTATAATCGTACAcaaaattgaaagtttaatgttttacagataattttttttgagtttgaagagctcaaaaaaaaaaaaaaaaaaaaaaatgcttagatgagtatttttgagctcgaaaacagcggaaagttttTGGTTTGACCTGCAGGGCCAATCGTTGTCcagatttgttttttttattttttcgtaaatttattaaaaatattttttagaaatatttctaagaaatattttttcaacttttttcgcCGGCgttgacatatttttaaaacattaagaaatattaaaaaaatattgccaaTATTTcctagaaatattttaaatatatttttgtgcCGATAGGctatatattcaatatttaatctCTAAAATTTCGATGTTGGTAATTTcgaaatatcataaaaaaaaaaaaagataataatcgTTAAACGCAAAATTcgtatacattttaaattatttataacactcAAGatatttttctagttattaCATAAAAACATCTGAATCCATTTctctatcaaaaaatttttcttatctcTTAATAATATGAATGATTCTAATATTTGATTACCTCAACACCTTCGCAAAGCGGATTACCGACGAACAATAATTCACGTAAGTTCATCAATTCCTGAAGGCGCATGAATTCATTCCACTCCTTAACAAGGTTATTTGATATATAaagtacttttaaatttttcattgttgcTATAcctttcattttttctattgaattaTATGAAATCCATAGTTCTTCGAGAGTTTCAGCGAGTGGTTCAAGACCAGAAAATCCTTTTATAACATTTCGTCCTAGTGATagtatctttaaattttttagagaaCTTAttccaacaattttttcaatcatatttgttgataatgataattttagacattttgaaaataaagcCAGAGAATTATCCATTTTTTCTACAGGAGGCCATTGAAAACTCAAATCTACGTCCAACGCAGATGAAGCATCACATTTATTATCTTCTTCCCAGCGTCGAGCAGCGTCCTTACACGTTGTAggttttaaaattgacatgtgttatcttttatatatttaattaatgaatagtacttttttaaatgttttctatcaatggaaaatatattgaaattaaaaaattaataactctgACTTTCTGACTTGAATACTTATttacaattacaaaaaatactgacttaaagtattaaattgattCTCTGTTACTTAGCACCGACAGTTACTAAGCTACAATAATCGATTTAGACTTtgtatgtaatataaaaagtaaaaaaatttgatattgtaAAACCACACATCTTGTGTCGAAAACTAGTGATATCAATCAACAAGAAAGAAGTTAAATCAACCACTTCGAAATTTcagttgtaataaaattaaatcacatgTCTCAAAGAAAGTAGGCCTGATCATATGCAATTAGACAGGGTGAAATAAAACGGTAATCGAATTTATATATTGATCATGTATAGTCACACTTATCTttatgcatgattatatataaatttcagtatAATTAGATCTGCTCATTTTCACCTAGTTCCTCGGCTTATACTTAATATTATTAggtgtaaattattatatggCCACTCATGGGTCCACACATAATAAAGCCTGGTTGCAGTATATCAAAACATAAAGGCATTCTTACATGCTACCCCTcactttttgtaaaaaatattcagtgactttcaactgtcataactgtattcaaatttgattaattaactaGTATATAAATCCCGTCCGCTTCAATAACAGTTTTATACTTGTAAAAAGTCctgtttttgatttaaaagcGATTGAAATCAGACTAAAAActatagtaaataaagtctgtttttgtccttaaaaacaatagaacacagaccaataattataataaaaaaatttgtttttagtcCAAACGCGATTTAAAACCGACTAAATATCAtacgaaaataagtctgatattGGCCTGGATAATGACTAGTACGgacaaaaacagactaaactcctatataaaataattacgatttataacttgaattaaaaaaaaaatatttgaatttatcatgtaattttaaaacagatctaattttttgac
This genomic interval carries:
- the LOC103574391 gene encoding dynein axonemal light chain 1-like — translated: MSILKPTTCKDAARRWEEDNKCDASSALDVDLSFQWPPVEKMDNSLALFSKCLKLSLSTNMIEKIVGISSLKNLKILSLGRNVIKGFSGLEPLAETLEELWISYNSIEKMKGIATMKNLKVLYISNNLVKEWNEFMRLQELMNLRELLFVGNPLCEGVEVDLWRVDISKRLPSLEKLDGEPLIRTEDSPVQPAQASVKLDTSIVGESGIPTNT